Proteins encoded by one window of Rutidosis leptorrhynchoides isolate AG116_Rl617_1_P2 chromosome 7, CSIRO_AGI_Rlap_v1, whole genome shotgun sequence:
- the LOC139857016 gene encoding uncharacterized protein produces the protein MDDDVELQSESRDMILGEGQESVIFDTLDVEPSNVIQEFMSPNRIEGASSSSVPFYTPNGSRYFIPEVQAIHKPVVGTMFDSLDVHAWTIIGCLSLIEFC, from the exons ATGGATGACGATGTTGAGTTGCAATCTGAAAGTCGTGATATGATACTTGGGGAAGGTCAAGAATCAGTGATTTTTGACACTCTGGATGTCGAACCATCTAATGTTATTCAAGAATTTATGAGCCCTAATCGAATTGAAG GTGCATCTAGTTCAAGTGTTCCATTCTATACTCCAAATGGTAGTAGATACTTCATACCCGAAGTTCAAGCAATTCACAAACCGGTTGTAGGAACCATGTTCGATTCACTTGATGTCCATGCGTGGACAATCATTGGATGTTTAAGTTTGATCGAGTTTTGCTGA
- the LOC139856795 gene encoding uncharacterized protein, whose protein sequence is MEDANENTQIDTGMYVRRSKSKSNNKRAATLEEEDVVTSLVTLKVSEGNSKPLKNGNLKRGVKGVLKIARGSKTMDADDSKLPSIRTRSSPKPLCSAIKYMKEVQKNG, encoded by the exons ATGGAAGATGCAAATGAAAACACCCAAATCGATACAG GTATGTATGTGAGAAGAAGTAAGTCAAAAAGCAACAATAAACGTGCTGCTACTCTAGAAGAAGAAGATGTTGTTACCAGTCTAGTAACGTTAAAGGTTAGTGAAGGGAATAGCAAACCTTTAAAGAATGGAAACCTAAAAAGGGGCGTTAAGGGTGTTTTAAAGATTGCTCGTGGTTCAAAGACTATGGATGCAGATGATTCGAAACTCCCATCTATTCGGACTAGATCATCACCTAAGCCTTTGTGTAGTGCGATTAAATACATGAAAGAAGTCCAAAAAAATGGTTAA